From one Portunus trituberculatus isolate SZX2019 chromosome 30, ASM1759143v1, whole genome shotgun sequence genomic stretch:
- the LOC123510695 gene encoding HIG1 domain family member 1A, mitochondrial-like isoform X1 yields the protein MGSDNAGTMSDKYYSHGESHSDRLARKAKDAPFMVVGLAGLMGLVGYGIYGFKNRKVKMSVYLIHFRVMAQGFVVMCLTAGVGYNIYQQRIHPWLYPPSIEEKKE from the exons ATGGGGTCAGATAATG CAGGAACCATGTCGGACAAATACTATAGCCATGGGGAGTCCCACAGTGACCGTCTGGCCCGCAAGGCAAAAGATGCGCCCTTCATGGTAGTGG GTCTGGCTGGACTCATGGGCTTAGTGGGCTATGGAATATACGGCTTCAAGAACCGCAAGGTGAAGATGTCCGTGTATCTGATTCACTTCCGTGTGATGGCACAGGGCTTCGTGGTGATGTGTCTGACGGCAGGCGTTGGCTATAACATCTACCAGCAGCGCATCCACCCCTGGCTCTACCCACCCAgcatagaggaaaagaaggagtaa
- the LOC123510695 gene encoding HIG1 domain family member 1A, mitochondrial-like isoform X3, whose translation MGAGTMSDKYYSHGESHSDRLARKAKDAPFMVVGLAGLMGLVGYGIYGFKNRKVKMSVYLIHFRVMAQGFVVMCLTAGVGYNIYQQRIHPWLYPPSIEEKKE comes from the exons ATGGGAG CAGGAACCATGTCGGACAAATACTATAGCCATGGGGAGTCCCACAGTGACCGTCTGGCCCGCAAGGCAAAAGATGCGCCCTTCATGGTAGTGG GTCTGGCTGGACTCATGGGCTTAGTGGGCTATGGAATATACGGCTTCAAGAACCGCAAGGTGAAGATGTCCGTGTATCTGATTCACTTCCGTGTGATGGCACAGGGCTTCGTGGTGATGTGTCTGACGGCAGGCGTTGGCTATAACATCTACCAGCAGCGCATCCACCCCTGGCTCTACCCACCCAgcatagaggaaaagaaggagtaa
- the LOC123510695 gene encoding HIG1 domain family member 1A, mitochondrial-like isoform X2 yields the protein MGSDNGTMSDKYYSHGESHSDRLARKAKDAPFMVVGLAGLMGLVGYGIYGFKNRKVKMSVYLIHFRVMAQGFVVMCLTAGVGYNIYQQRIHPWLYPPSIEEKKE from the exons ATGGGGTCAGATAATG GAACCATGTCGGACAAATACTATAGCCATGGGGAGTCCCACAGTGACCGTCTGGCCCGCAAGGCAAAAGATGCGCCCTTCATGGTAGTGG GTCTGGCTGGACTCATGGGCTTAGTGGGCTATGGAATATACGGCTTCAAGAACCGCAAGGTGAAGATGTCCGTGTATCTGATTCACTTCCGTGTGATGGCACAGGGCTTCGTGGTGATGTGTCTGACGGCAGGCGTTGGCTATAACATCTACCAGCAGCGCATCCACCCCTGGCTCTACCCACCCAgcatagaggaaaagaaggagtaa
- the LOC123510695 gene encoding HIG1 domain family member 1A, mitochondrial-like isoform X5, producing the protein MSDKYYSHGESHSDRLARKAKDAPFMVVGLAGLMGLVGYGIYGFKNRKVKMSVYLIHFRVMAQGFVVMCLTAGVGYNIYQQRIHPWLYPPSIEEKKE; encoded by the exons ATGTCGGACAAATACTATAGCCATGGGGAGTCCCACAGTGACCGTCTGGCCCGCAAGGCAAAAGATGCGCCCTTCATGGTAGTGG GTCTGGCTGGACTCATGGGCTTAGTGGGCTATGGAATATACGGCTTCAAGAACCGCAAGGTGAAGATGTCCGTGTATCTGATTCACTTCCGTGTGATGGCACAGGGCTTCGTGGTGATGTGTCTGACGGCAGGCGTTGGCTATAACATCTACCAGCAGCGCATCCACCCCTGGCTCTACCCACCCAgcatagaggaaaagaaggagtaa
- the LOC123510695 gene encoding HIG1 domain family member 1A, mitochondrial-like isoform X4, with the protein MGGTMSDKYYSHGESHSDRLARKAKDAPFMVVGLAGLMGLVGYGIYGFKNRKVKMSVYLIHFRVMAQGFVVMCLTAGVGYNIYQQRIHPWLYPPSIEEKKE; encoded by the exons ATGGGAG GAACCATGTCGGACAAATACTATAGCCATGGGGAGTCCCACAGTGACCGTCTGGCCCGCAAGGCAAAAGATGCGCCCTTCATGGTAGTGG GTCTGGCTGGACTCATGGGCTTAGTGGGCTATGGAATATACGGCTTCAAGAACCGCAAGGTGAAGATGTCCGTGTATCTGATTCACTTCCGTGTGATGGCACAGGGCTTCGTGGTGATGTGTCTGACGGCAGGCGTTGGCTATAACATCTACCAGCAGCGCATCCACCCCTGGCTCTACCCACCCAgcatagaggaaaagaaggagtaa